The stretch of DNA ATCCttcttcctttcaccctgtttCCTTCAAGGTTGTGAGGAAGTTTTGTAGCCATTTCTAGGCCCTTTACACCCAGAAAACTGAATTTGCCCTCCTAGATTGTTCACAATCTGTCCTGGGTGAAAGCAATCataaatcacagaatcttaaaaGGTCCTTAGAAAACGTGACCAAGGATGACATTcttgtctatttctttttatgatagTTATTTACAGTATTTCTTTACTAGTAGCAATAATCAGATTTGgtcaaaaatgaatttaaaagctAGAAATATTCCATACATCATCATCTTATTCAACTGCACAAAAGGACGCTAAGGCTTTTCAATGTGGAAAGAGTCCAAGGTAGATTTCACTAAGTGATGAAAAGCATTTTGattgcaaaagtgaatgaaataaGTCCAGAGAAGAATGTCATCCCTTGCAAAGAAAGTGAGGGTTTTACAATAATAAATCTGCAGTTTTCTACTGTTGTGGAAAAGAttactggcctgggagtcagaaTATCTAAACTCTAATCctggcactctctctctctctctctctctctctctctctctctctctctctctctctctctccctcccttccattgtgactttggccaaatcatagcattttacaaatgtctcattttccttcagTGAAAAATAAGGGGTTCAGATTAGCTATGACTGCTATTGCCTAATCCTACTGCCTAACTCTTTGATCCTATAACTAGAGTTCTACTCTCAGGTTTGCTGCTTCTGGTATAAcctttccctctctgagcctcaattttctaatctgtaaaatggggataacagccAATTTATCTTATAGGGTGGTTGGGAGGGAAAAAACTACCACAGTACTTGCCTGAGAATGTGGAGAGGCAGGTTCTCAGACCTGTCTCTTTTATGTTTTACCTGCTTTGGTCAGGTCATGCTATACTTTCAGTTGTGCATCGAGAAGTAATGGAGAAATATATCAATATGTGTTGCTACTAATGGTAATTAATAACATTGACCCCCTTAGGTCTCTTTGGGAATGCATtcagttcttccttttttttaatcttttaaagaaagatttttattaatttagagttttgcaattttttcccctaattttgcttccctccccccatcccgcacagaaggcagtctgttagtctttacattgtttccatggtatacattgatctcagttgaatgtgatgagagagaaatcatatctttaaggaaggaacataaagtataagagagagcaagatcagacaataagagagcagtttttttttctaaattaaagttaatagtttttggtctttgtttaaactccacaattctttctctggaaacagatggtattctccattgcagacaaccccaaagtgttcctgattgttgcactggtggaatgagcgagtccatcaaggttgatcatcgcccccatgttagGGTATTCAGTGTTCTCGTTCTGCttatccatttcttcatttttcaataagcGTGTATTGAATTTATATCACTGAGCAAAGCACTTAGGCAATGGAGAGTTGACAAAGATGGAAGGCACAGACCTTGCCTTCTGGAatgagggggaaaggagagagagagacagagagagagagagagagagagacagagacagagacagagacagagacagagagacagagagagtcagagaaagacagagagatagggaaagagaggagagagagagagagtgagagtgagagacacagagagagacagagagagagacagagagagacagagattgacagagacagggagacagaaaggcagagacagagagagagacagagagattgacagagacagggagacagtgagacagagagagtcagagaaagacagagagatagggaaagagaggagagagagagagagagagtgagagtgagagagagacacagagagagacagagagagatacagagagagacagagattgacagagacagggagacagaaagacagagacagagagagagacagagagattgacagagacagggagacagtgagacagagagacagagacagagagagagagagagagacagagacagagacagagacagagatagagacagacacacagacacagagaaggATAGAGgtaagacagagagacagaaaaagaaacagaggacagggagagagagaaaatgcgAATGCTTCCGTTTTGATAGTGGTGTCTGTTTttagagatacagagacagacaaaTGGATGGAAAAAGAATGAGGCAacagatagacagacatagagaCTGAGACTCTGTCCTCTGaatcctctcctctctctgtctctgcttctgtctctctctctctctccccccatcacacacacacacagacacacacagacacacacagacacacacagacacacacacacagacacacagacacacacagacacacacagacacacacagacacacagacacacacagacacacacacagacacacacagacacacagacacacacacacacacagacacacacacagacacacagacacagacacacacacacacacacacacacacacacacaccccacacacgcCCCCCATCTCCCCACTTTCCCACCCCTCTCTCCCTCCGATTCCCCACCCCGCCCCTCTCCTGGTCCTCTCTCCTGGTTGGTGCTCCGGCGCCTTGGCCTCTCCGGATTGGCCGGGGGCGGGCGGGGCCCCTCGGTTTAaaggccggggggcggggggcgcgctCCCCAGCCCGCCCGCTCCCCGCCGCTCGGTGCCAGTCCCCGCTCTCGCAGCCCGGGCACGCACAAGGCAGCTCCGTCCGCGCCGTCGGGGCTGCGCACGGCGGCCGAGCCCCAGGGACAGCCGGCTTGCTCCAGGGCCGAGGagggcggggggccggggggccgcgGCCATGGTCGCCACTTGCCTTCAGCTGGTTGGATTCGTGACGAGCTTCGTGGGCTGGATCGGCATCCTGGTCACCACGTCCACCAATGACTGGGTAGTGACCTGCGGCTACACCATCACCACCTGCCGGAAGATGGACGAGCTGGGCTCCAAGGGGCTCTGGGCAGACTGTGTCATGGCCACGGGGCTCTACCACTGCAAACCGCTCGTGGACATCCTCATCCTGCCAGGTAGGGGCTGCCGCCTCCCCCTAGGCCCTCCTCTGCCCGTGCCCGGAGGGGGCTCTTGGGGCGCCCCTTCTGGGCTCTGTCCTAACTTCTCCCAGCAGCCATCCCTGGGTTTGCTCCTCGTGTCCAACAGGGAGTGGCAGAGGTCCTAACCCTGAAGGATGGACAGAAGGCAAAGGGGAGTACTGGAGGCGAAGGCAGGCTGCACCTGCAGCATGAGAGCGTCGGGCTAGATTACTGTAAAAGTCCTGGAAAGGACTAACCCTCTGACCCTTCGAAACGCTAGGGCTGTGGAGGAAGAGACCTCCGACACTCGCCACGTCGTATTATCTCATTGTACagctaagggaaactgaggctgcgGGAGGTGGAGCCACTTGCCCAAGTTGCCATAGGGCGCAAGCTTCAGATGGGGGAACGGAACCAGGTCCTCTCAATGGGAAACCAGCCCTCTTCCTACCTTCACCCCCAGGGGAAAAGGCAGGAGCTTGGGACTGCAGAAAACTGGTCCAGCTCCAAGCTGGTGACTACTGCCTCCAGGATCCCGGAGGGCACGTTATTTCACCACTTTGGGGCTAGCCCCGTGAGGATCTGCTAGTTCCTGGGGGGAAAGGGTCAAAAATCCATCCCGTAGCTATCAAGGGAGAGGCGTGGATTTCAGGACCAGTAAGGTCTCTCTCCCTGCCCTGGGTGGCAGTACCCCAAGATTACTTCCTTAACTAACTCCAATATTTAGGGAGGCGAGAACCGATGAAAAGTCCTCCCTTCAGTGATTTAGGTTTTCCTCCGCCTCAGTTATTTCTGCCTTAATCTCCGCTCCTCCGGAGATCGAGCCTCCTCTCCTCCATCTGCCTACCATACTTGATCCAGAAAGCACAGGGGTTTCATGATTCAGCCAGTCTTTCCTTTGAGGCTCAGAATTAGACCGTCAGAGTTGCAAGAGAGCTTGGGACATCTAGACTGACCACTACCTGAACAGGAATTCTCTCTACAATATAGTCAACAAGGGGTCacccagttttgttttgtttgaagttCTCCAGGGGTTGGTTGGAGGAAGGTTCTCAGACCATCCAAAACTTTTCGGAACAGCTCAAATGACTGGAAtgttttttcctgacatcaagcctaaAGTGACCCTTTTGCCACTTCCCTGGTTGCTCTTGGTCCTACCCTCTGAGGCCAAACAGAATTAGGGACTGACAGATCATTTGGAGTGATGCAAACATTCCCCTTACCTAAACATGGGGACAACTTCTCTGGCCCTTGGCACCTCATAACCCACATCCCCTGATTGTCCCCTCTGTTTCACCCCTCCAGTTTCCCCCTCCACttctgatttattattttgcCCCATAGCTCAACCATCCTTCACTAAAATCCCTTGTTAGGGACTCATGATAATGTAGAAGTGACCTTGGGTTCTTGGAAGAAAAGACTTTGAGCACAGCCTGCATCTGCTGCCCTCCATGTCCAGTTGAGTTGCTTTTGGAAGGCTTATCTTTGCATAGCATCATATCTTTTCGGGTCCCTTCCTTCACTGACCCTGGGGTGTGGTGACATATGAGTACCAGTGTCTGTCCAATctctcagaatttcatttttatttaattcatgaGGGCTCTTTTGCTTCCTCCTCCcttaaagatagttttcttttGAGCTGCCAGGAGCCCTGTGGTAGGTGGGAGCAGAGCCAATTTATGCTTCTGAGAACCAACCATTCCTCTCAGCTGCCAAGgtgattttttcccaaataaatgTACAGGTTTGACTAAATTACCCAGTTATTCAGTAAATGTTGGAAGCTCTCAATTActtctgggatcaaatataaatcctctgtttgacatttaaaatccttcacaagcTGACCCTTACTTACCTTTCTAGTAAGAATTCTGCAATAACTCCCTTGAATATATTTTATGCTCTAGGGACATTGGCTATCTTGGTGTTCCTGAAACTAGAAACCCCATCTTCTGACTGAGCATTTTCACTGGTGAACCTCCGGGCCCCTTAGAATCCTATGcggcctccctttctcctcctggcttccttcaggatTCAAATTGGTGCCTTCAGCAGGAGGGCTTACTTGGTCCTTCCTTGCtaattctttccttctaaaattagcTTCCATCTACAGTTTCCACTACACATTGATCGTGGCTACCCAGGTTCTTTACATATTGTCTTCATATTAGAATGTGATCCTCTCCAGGGCTGGGACTGTATTTTCGTCTTTCTATTCTCAGGGCTTGGCTCACagaaagtccttaataaatgctcattgccCAACTGACAGTCAGTTTATAGAGAATGGGAGCTCATTTTCCTAAATATGAGATTCCAACACTAATCCTTCATCTTCATCACCTCCATCACCTTTTTGTTCCCTATACCCAGGAAATAATTAGTAACCTAGTAAATACTTAGCAACCTCCAATATACACAGGATGTTTCTTAAAGTTTAATTCACATTATTAAGatcttctctatcattttcttagcCTAGACAATCagtaaaacaacaaatcaaatccttatttgtagttctttttttaggtttttgctaggcaatagggttaagagacttgcccaaggccacacagctaggtcattattaagtgtctgaggtcggatttgaactcaggtcctcctgactccagggctggtgctctatccactgcaccacctagctgcccctatttgtagtttttgctgatttctgaaaTGCGCACTCTGAAAATTTAATGATCAGGAGCAGGTAGGAATCCAGGTCTGCCCCTGACTGGTTCAAACACCATTCCTCAGAACTGTAGGAGAGTCAACACTAAGGTAGTATAGTggaagattgtgtgtgtgtgtgtgtgttaatacGGTCATAGGAGCACTGACTTGGAGGGAGAGAACCTGGAGGTCAAAGCCTATTTTTGATGATTCCCTGTCAGAacttgaataaattaattaactttACTGAACTTCAAttgtctcatctgcaaaatgacttGCTTGGTCTAGTTCATAATCTCTTTTAGTTCTAAGTCTATGTACCAGTGATTAGAATCTCTTTTCTGTTCCCTGTTTGTTTTTGGACAAGTTGTTTACtctccctgggactcagtttcttcatctgtaaaatgaggagattaggCTTAATAACCTGTAAGCCCTCTCTGAATTTGATGATTCcataaaaagaatttcagaagGAAGACTTAACAAATGGCATTTTTCCTCAGgcttttgtcccccccccccatggggaACTCTGGGAAAAAAATATGCGCAAAgctcattttaaagtttaatctgtgtTATTAACATCTCtatccttttgtcatttttttttttggtttttgcaaggcacggagttaagtgacttgcccaaggtcacacagctaggtcattattaagtgtcagaggtcagatttaaactcaggtcctcctgactccaggccaatgcaccatccactgtgccatcacaCTGCCCTTACTATCATTTTGTTAATCAAGAAATTAGCAAAATGAAACATCAAGCCTTGATTTATCAGCATCTGCAGATTTCTTAGGTATAAATgatcaaactgaaaatttaacaaccagctctctttttcttttactctctcctcttctcctctctctccagtatgaatcaACTCTAGCAAGCACTTGTCTACATGAAttagaaagggagacagagatagGTTTGGTCTTGGTtgttgatattctagaaggcagaaGTGGAAAGTCTTTGTGCAGTCAGCAAGTCCAACCCCATCAATTTGAGGGAATTGAGGTTAAACTGAGGAAAGTGAGGAGTAAACTGCAGTTAGGGGTTAAGCTCAGGTTCAAGTGGGCTTCGCTGTTCAGTGCTCTTTCTAGCAATCCTTGCTGCTTTTACAAGGTTAAGATCAGGGTGAGATTTTGATAGGTGGAGGACTAGCTTGCCTACGGTCACAGAACCTTTCATCTCATGAAGCGGGAATAACATCCTTCATGAAATCTCTTCTTTTAATAATAGAGCCCCAAGGAAGGATACCTCTTGGATCTTATTGGAGCATTAGAAACCTTTCCTCAGAAGTCTTCATCATTATTCCTAAAAAGAGACAATAGCCACATCACTGATTTCCATAGTTTTGTCTTTCTCTTAGCACATTTGAGTTgcaatggctgaaaaaaatttctgtgtgtgtgtgtgtgtgggagggctCTCTTCTGAAGATAAGTCTTCCAAAACCAGCTAGGCTGAACATGGAGGGCAGCAGATACAGGTTGTGCTCAGTCTTTTCCTCTGAGAACCCAAGGTCACTTCTACACTATTGTGAGTCGCTGACAAAGGATTTTAGTGAAGGATGGTTGAGCTATGTGGCAAAAAAGATTGTATCAGGAGCAGGTCTGCCCCTGACGGGTTCAAACACCATTCCTCAGAACTGTAGGAGATTCAACACTAAGGTAGGATAGTGGAAGATTGGAAGTCCACAGCCAATTTAGCTACTTTCTCCTCTTAGTTAATTCCAGTGGTTGCTTTCTATTGATTTCCTGGGGTACCAAACTCCAAGATCAGGGTTAAGGGGTGTTAGTCTAATCTGATCTCAAGGACACCATTGGCTGAATCAACCAATTGTTCTAGTCCTCTTTTTCctgattcattcaacaaacaactattgttgggggggtggggaatggtAGTCTATAGAATGTTCTTgttagaaggtaagctccttgaaggccagagttttttcagttttgtcattgTGTCTCCAAACTTGTGTACTAATTGAGACTCTCTGGAGCATTACACAAGGCCCAATGTAGAGTTCCAAAAGAGAAGATGCTGCTGTCTTAGCCCTCGGACTACTTGGGGAGAAGAAATACTCATGTCTGGAGTAATATGGTAGCCATAAAGCCAAATACAAAAGCTGCCACCCAAACTGAATGTCTGCCTAGTTCTAGAACCCAAGGATCCGGGTTTGATTCCCACCTTTGGTGCTTATTATCTCTCTGaattgtgcaaatcacttaacctttctgtacTTCAATTTCTGCATCTGCAGAATCAAGGCATTGAGAGAGATAAACTtggaggtctcttccagctctaaatctatgatcccaaatGATAGAGAGCAAAGAAACAATTGGAGTAGGGAAATCTTTTCTGTATTGGAAAATctgagatcagaaaggagttgtCCATGGGCTGGTATCTCCCTCATCCCTCATCTTAAATCAAACTGGAAGCAGTGAtccccaatttttttcttgtcttttagcCATTAGTTACTTGGAAAGGTAATAACATGTAGTGAATCCTTTCAAAATTAAGCATATCCTAAGCCCTGAGATAGATATCTTATTAAATATGGGAGATGGTCTTATCCATCTAGACTAGCAAGTGGAAGGAGGGGGCCATGAACTCTGGTGACCCCTTGCTCACTCAAATACCAATAGTCCTTGGTCTAAAACCCTTTCTCATTGGCTTTCTTCCTGACAGGTTATGTACAGGCATGCCGAGCCCTCATGATCGCTGCATCAGTCCTGGGGCTACCTGCCATTTTCCTGCTATTGACTGTCCTGCCTTGCATCCGGATGGGCCATGAGCCAGGAGCTGCCAAATATCGGCGCTCTCAGCTGGCTGGGATCATGGTGATTCTGTTAGGTAAGGGCAGATTTTCCATCAGCTTTTCATCCATCACAACTCTATCAACTTCTTAGATATTCAAATGTTCATTAAGtagtacaggaaaaaaaatactctggTTCTAAAATTGGAAAACgggggttcaaatatgacctctgaTTCTGAACTACTGTATAGCTTTAGACAAGTGACTTTAATGACCCGCATTTCATTtacctcttccataaaatgagaaggctAAACAAATGGTCCTGAGCTCCCACATCACTGATCCCATATTTACTTCATAATGACTTTTCCATCCCTCTTGAATGGTTGGCATTCTGAGAGGGTGATGAAAAATTTGCAGAACTATTTGGTTATTTCCATCCTTGAAGACCTTTAGGAAAAGAGGGGGTTGCCATGTGTCCTTGGTGACTTAGCAATTTATCAGTGCTCTCAACAGAATTAAGAAACATCTGTGGGTACCCACGGTGTGATACAGACAAGAAAGAggtggggaaaggagaagaaaaagcaaaaggaaagacccccagtttcctcatctgtaaaatgaaccgaAGAAGGACATGGAGAAAatctccagtatcttttctaggaaaaccccaaaggggaatcacaaagagtcagacatgactaaaaaatgactcaataacagcAAAATACGCAATCA from Macrotis lagotis isolate mMagLag1 chromosome 6, bilby.v1.9.chrom.fasta, whole genome shotgun sequence encodes:
- the CLDN11 gene encoding claudin-11, encoding MVATCLQLVGFVTSFVGWIGILVTTSTNDWVVTCGYTITTCRKMDELGSKGLWADCVMATGLYHCKPLVDILILPGYVQACRALMIAASVLGLPAIFLLLTVLPCIRMGHEPGAAKYRRSQLAGIMVILLALCALVATIWFPVCAHRETMIVSFGYSLYTGWIGATLCLFGGCVIMCCSGDAQSFGENRFYYSSGSSSPTHAKSAHV